The genome window GTCAGGTCTTCGGTGTCCCCGTGCTGCTGCTCGGGGTGCCCGTGGACGGTGAGGTGGTGACCGGGGCGCTGCTGCTGCTCGACGCCACCGGGACCGTCGACGGGTCCGAGGGCTGCGGGCTGGGCGCCTTCGTGGTCGGCTGCGGAGCGCTCGACGTCGCCGGCGCGGTGACCGGCGGCACCGGCTGGTTCGGCGAGCCGGGCGAGTTCGCCGTCGCGCTCGCACTCGCACCGGCCGACCGGCTCCTGCTCGCGCTCGCACTCGCCGGCGCACTGGCGCCGCCGGTCGCGCTCGCGCTCGCCGAGACCGTCGCGCTCGGCGAGGCCGAGGCACTGCCCGAGCCGCTCGGCGCGGCCGAGGAACCGGCCGGCGACCCGGTGGCGCCGGTCAGCAGGCTCCCCGACACCCCGCCGCCGCCCCCGGTCCCACCGGCCGGCGCCGAGCCGCCGGTGGAGGAGCCGCCCATCAGCCCGACCGCGGTGCCGACCGCCGCCAGCGCCACCAGCCCGCCGGCCGCCAGCAGCACGTTCCGCCGCGACCAGCCGCGCAGCACCGAGGCGGACGGCCAAGGCCGGTCCGCCAGCGCCCGGATGACGGGCCGTCGGATCACCTGGGTCTCGGCCTCGGTCACCACCGGCGCCGGCACGGCCCGCTGAACCATCGTCAGCAGCCGCCGGGAGGCCACCGAGCCCCGGGAGTCGCCGGCCGCCGAGCGCAGCCGTCCGGCCGCCTCCAGGGCCGCCCTGGCCCGCTCCGCCTCCCCCAGGCAGAGCCAGTGCACCCCGAGCTCGTGCCGGAACCAGGCCTCGTCCCGGGTGCTGCCGGTCTCCTCGGCCACCGCGGCGCCCAGCTCCAGCACCTCCCGCCAGGCGCCCCAACGCAGCGTCAGGGCCAGTGCCGGAGCCGCCGCCCGGGCCAGGCCGAGCACCGCCACCGGCCGGTCGGCCGCGCGCTCCGCGTGCAGCGCGCCCAGCACCACCTCGGCCTCGGCGGCGATCTGCGCGGTGCTCACCGAACCGTGGCCGACCCACCAGCCGAAGTGCTCGGCCGCGCCCTCGGTCACCTCCGGGTCGGTCCCCCAGTGCGCGGCCAGGGCGGCCAGCACCCCGCTGGTGAGCCGGTGGTGGCCGCCCAGCGGCTCGGCCAGGCCGCACTCGGTCAGCTCGCGCAGCGCGCTCTCGCCGTGGTCCACATCGATCAGCGCGGGCAGGTGCGGCGCGGTCGGGAACTCGCCGCCGAGCGCCACCGCGAGCCGCAGCACCACCAGCGCCTCCTCGCCCAGCCCCTCCGTCAGCCGCAGGGCCGGCGCGGCCGTCTCGGCCACCGTGGGCAGCGGCACGGCCTGGCGCAGCTCGGCCTCCCGGACGGCGGGATCGGCGTGCTCCGCCGCCGGCTCGGAGCGGCCGAAGAGCGAGCCGCGCTCCTCCTCGGCGGCCAGCAGCGCGTCCACCTCGGCGTCCCGGCGGCGCAGCAGCGCGGCCGCCTGGACGAAGCGCAGCGGCAGGCCCTGGGACTCGAACCAGAGGTCGACCACCCAGGCCCGCTCGGCCTCGTCCAGCGGACGGCCGGCCAGCCGGGCCACCAGGGTCAGGCAGGCGGGCCGGGTCAGCCCGCCGAGCACGTGGTCCTCCAGCCGGGAGCCGACCGGCAGCGCGCCGCCCGAGCCGGGCGCCACGGTGATCAGGAAGGCGCACTCCGGCGCGGTCGCCAGCAGCTCCTCCAGCTCGGCGCCGTCCGGCACCACCTCGTCGATCACCACCACCGCGCCGAGCCCGGCCAGCAGTTCGGCCAGCTGGGCCCGGTCGGGGCGGTAGCCGTCGGTCCGGTAGGCGGCGGCGAACAGGTCCTGCAGCAGGTCGTCGGCGCTGCGCCGGTGCCCGCAGAGCTTCACCACGCCGTGCGGGGCCAGCTCCCCCGCGCCCCCGGCGACGGCCGCCAGCAGCGCGCTGCGGCCCGAGCCCGGCTCACCGAGCAGCCGGATCGAGCGGCCCTCGGCCAGCATGCCGAGCAGGTGGGCGACTTCGGCCTCGCGGTCCAGCAGCGGCAGGTCGCCGGGGCCAGCGCCGAGCGCCAGCGGGCCGACCGCCTGGTCCGGGCCGGGGCCGGCGGCCGGCGGGGCGGCGACGGCGACCGGGCGGGACGGCACCGCGGGGCGGCGGTACACCGGGCACGGCTGGACGTCGCTGCCGTCCACGCCGGCCACGGTCACCAGGTACTGTCCGGCGACGACTTCGCCCGACCGCACGCGCAGGTTCTCCTGCCCGAATTCACCGGATGGCTGTGCCACGATGCGCTCCGCCTGTGCTTCGGCCGGACGGCCACCGACCGCCGGCTGCTGTGAGGGACCGAATGCCGCACGGACGCCGGGGGCGTCCACGGGAGACCGACCGTCACCCCGCGCGGCGGGCACCGCCGTCACCGGCCCGCGGGGAAATCGACAGTCCTGTCGAGCGCAGACTCTCGCACATCGGCTCCGCCGGATGCAGCGCAGGTCCCCCTGCTGGAGCGTTCCGGAACGGATTGTGCCGCAATCGTCACCTGCTGCGGCCCGACCTGACGCGCCTTCAGCCGGGTCCCGGGTCAGGCCGGCCCGGAGAGCGAGGGCAGCGCGGCCGCGCCGGGCAGACCGGCCAGGCCGGGCAGGGTGGTGCCGTGGCCGTGCCCGCGGACGAAGTCCGCGGACTGGTCGGCCTCGGCACCCTCGACGGCCAGGATCCGGTGCAGCCGGGTGGCCACCAGCAGCCGCTGCAGCTGGGCCGGCACGGCCCGCAGCACCAGCCGCCGGCCGAGCCGGCCGGCCCGCCGGTGGGTTCCCATGATCACGCCGAGCCCGGTGGCGTCCCAGGCCCGCAGTGCGGCCAGGTCCAGCACCAGGTCGCCGGTGCCCCGGTCGACCGCCTGGTGCAGGACCGCCCGGGCGTCGGCGGCGCTGCGCACGTCCAGCGCCCCGTCCAGGCTGAGGACAGCCTGGCCCTGGGCCGCCGGGTGTTCCACGATGCGCACGCTGTCCTCCTTCAGTTCCGAGGCCCCCGCCCGTTGAACCATCTGACGCCGGACCAGTGGTCCAGGTTGCTGCTTCCCCGCAGGATCTGAAGCAACTTCACTCGTCCGAGGGAATATACGCAGTACCACCTGGCACTCACGCTCGATTGCGGTGCAAATCACCCGTCCGAGCCACCCCTCGTGAGCAAACTCACGGGTCCGGCGCCGGGGTCAGCCCTGGTAGCCGTAGAAGCCCTGGCCGGTCTTGCGGCCGAGGTCTCCGGCGGTCACCATCCGGGCCATGATCTCCGGGGCCGCGAACTTCTCGTCCTGGGTCTCGGCGTAGATGTTCCGCGCGGCGTGCAGCAGGATGTCCACGCCGGTCAGGTCGGCGGTCTGCAGCGGGCCCATCGGGTGGCCGAAGCCCAGCCGGCAGGCGGTGTCGATGTCCTCGGCGGTGGCCACCCCGGACTCGTAGAGCTTCGCGGCCTCGACCACCAGGGCGGTGATCAGCCGGGTGGTGATGAAGCCGGCCACGTCGCGGTTGACCACCACGACCTCCTTGCCGACGCCCTCGGCGTAGGCCCGCGCGGTGGCCAGCGCGGCGTCGCTGGTCTTGTAGCCGCGGACCAGCTCGACCAGGCGCATCAGCGGCACCGGCGAGAAGAAGTGCACGCCCACCACCGACTCCGGGCGCTCGGTGACCGCCGCGATCCGGGTGATCGGGATCGCCGAGGTGTTGCTGCCGAGCACCGCGCCGTCCTTGGCGATCTTGTCGAGCTCGCGGAAGACGCCCTCCTTGACCTCCAGCTTCTCGAACACCGCCTCGATCACGATGTCGGCCTCGGCCGCGCCGCCCAGGTCCGTGGTGGTGGTGATCCGGGCCAGCGCGTCGGTGGCCTCGTCGGCGGTCATCCGGCCCTTGGAGACGAACTTCTCGTAGGACGCCTTGATGCCGTCCAGGCCGCGCTGCAGGGCCTGCTCGGTCACGTCCCGCAGCACCACCGGGTGGCCGGCCTGGGCGGACACCTGGGCGATGCCCGCGCCCATCAGACCGGCACCGATCACGGCGATCCGCTGGTCCCGCGTGGAAACGTTGCTCATGGCTCTGCCTCTCCCGAAGTCCGTCGGGGCGCGCTCCCACGGCGGGGTCCTCCCCGGGGAGCAGCGCCGCTCACGGCTGGGACTGTAGTGCCCGCGCGCGGGTGATGAAACGACTCCCGGATGTGATCTGCGTCGGGCCGGTCAGCGGTTCTCGCCCGGCACCCACAGCACGTCGCCGTTCTCCTTGTTGGCCACCCGGGCCAGGATGAAGAGCAGGTCGGAGAGCCGGTTCAGGTACTTGGCGGTGAGCGGGTTCACGGTGTCCCCGTGCTCCTCGATCGCCGCCCAGGTGGACCGCTCGGCCCGGCGCACCACGGTGCAGGCCAGGTGCAGGTGGGCGGCGCCGGGGGTGCCGCCGGGCAGGATGAAGCTGCGCAGCTTCTCCAACTGCCCCAGGTACTCGTCGCACCGGCCCTCCAGCCAGTCGACGTAGCCCTGCTCCACCCGCAGCGGCGGGTACTTCGGGTCCGGCACCACCGGGGTGGCCAGGTCGGCGCCCACGTCGAACAGGTCGTTCTGGATCCGCGTCAGCACGCCGACCAGGTCCTCGGCCAGCCCGCCGGTGGCGATGGCCACGCCGAGCGCCGCGTTCGCCTCGTTGGCGTCGGCGTAGGCGATCAGCCGCGGGTCGGTCTTGCTGGTCCGGCTCATGTCGCCGAGCGCGGTGGTTCCGTCGTCACCGGTCCGGGTGTAAATACGCGTCAGATTGACCATGCGGGCAGCCTACCCACTACGCGACGTTGACCCTCTGTCCCGGCGGCGCGGCCTCCAGCCAGGCCAGGAACCCGGTCAGCGCGTCCTCGCTCATCGCCAGCTCCAGCGGGGCGCCGCCGAGCAGGCAGCGCAGCACCACCGAGCCGGAGAGCAGGGCGAGTTCCTCCTGGCCCTCGGGGTAGCGCCGGCCCAGCACCTCGATCTCCCGGCGCGGCAGCACCCGCCGCGGGCGCGGGGCGTAGGAGAACACCCGGAACCACTCGATGTGGTCGCCGCTGTAGCGCCCGATACCGAAAACCCACCCCTTGCCGTCGGTCGCGGGGACCGGGGCCGAGGTGGGCTGTCCGTTCTCGTCGAGATCGGGAGTCGTGGAGGCGTCCGCGGGCATTTTCAGCCGGAAGCTGCAGTCGAACGTGCCGCCGACCCGCTGGATCAGGCGCCTGCGTACCGCGAAGGCGAGGAGTCCCGCCACTCCGAGAACCACCACCGCCGCGCACACCACAAGGGCGAGGACCACGCTCACCGACCTCCTCGCTCACTCGCCGATGCCGCTCCGCGCCGTGGCGGCCGGGCATCCCCCGTTCCCGGGCGGCCCGTCGGACCACCGGGTTGACTCTCCAACCGATACGACAGTCCCGGGGTCACGCTCGCGCGTTCCCCGGGACCGTCGGTCAAGCTCAGTTTCAGGCAGCCTTGCGGCGACCCGCGGCGACGAGGCGGACCTCGGCGCGGCGCTCGGCGTGCGCGTCACTGTCGGCCTTGGCGACCTCCAGGGCGCGCTCGGCGCGGGTGACGTCGATCTCGTCCGCCAGCTCGGCGACCTCTGCCAGCAGCGACAGCTTGTTGTCGGCGAACGAGATGAAGCCACCGTGCACGGCCGCGACGACGGTGCCGCCGTCGGTCGTGCGGATGGTGACCGGACCGGACTCCAGCACGCTCAGCACCGGGGTGTGGTTCGGCATGATGCCGGTGTCACCGGAGGCCGTGCGGGCGACAACCAGGGTGGCCGCACCGGACCAGACCTTGCGGTCGGCTGCGACCAGCTCGACGTGCAGCTCAGCCAACGTGGGCTCCTAGGCTCTTGCAACGCCCGATTACTCGGGAGTTTCGGTAAGAATAACGGGCTCGCGGCGCCGACATGAAACGCACGGCGCACAGATGACCGGAATCACAGCCACCGTGCCGTGAGGGGTGGCCCCCATCCCGTGGGGACCACCCCTCATGGTCACAGCGCCGTCAGCCGGTGCTTACTTCTTGGCCAGCTCGGCAGCGTTCTTCTCGAGGTCCTCGATGCCACCGCACATGAAGAAGGCCTGCTCCGGAACGGAGTCGTACTTGCCGTCAGCGATGCGGTTGAAGGCCTCGATGGTCTCCGACAGCGGCACGGTCGAGCCCTCGACACCGGTGAACTGCTTCGCCACGTAGGTGTTCTGGGACAGGAAGCGCTCGATGCGGCGGGCCCGCTGCACCGTGATCTTGTCTTCCTCGGAGAGCTCGTCGATGCCGAGGATCGCGATGATGTCCTGGAGGTCCTTGTACTTCTGCAGGATCCCCTTGACGCGCATGGCCGTGTCGTAGTGGTCCTGCGCGATGTAGCGCGGGTCCAGGATGCGGGACGTGGAGTCCAGCGGGTCGACGGCCGGGTAGATGCCCTTCTCCGAGATCGGGCGCGACAGAACGGTGGTCGCGTCCAGGTGGGCGAAGGTGGTGGCCGGCGCCGGGTCGGTCAGGTCGTCCGCGGGGACGTAGATCGCCTGCATCGAGGTGATCGAGTGACCGCGGGTCGAGGTGATGCGCTCCTGCAGGAGGCCCATCTCGTCGGCCAGGTTCGGCTGGTAGCCCACCGCGGAGGGCATGCGGCCGAGCAGGGTCGACACCTCGGAACCGGCCTGGGTGAACCGGAAGATGTTGTCGATGAAGAGCAGCACGTCCTGGCTCATCACATCGCGGAAGTACTCCGCCATGGTCAGCGCGGACAGGGCGACGCGCAGGCGGGTGCCCGGCGGCTCGTCCATCTGGCCGAAGACCAGCGCGGTCTTGTCCAGGACGTTGGAGTCGATCATTTCCTGGATGAGGTCGTTGCCCTCACGGGTGCGCTCGCCGACACCGGCGAACACCGAGACACCACCGAAGTTGGCGGCGACGCGGTAGATCATCTCCTGGATCAGAACGGTCTTGCCGACGCCGGCGCCGCCGAACAGACCGATCTTGCCACCGCGGACGTACGGGGTGAGCAGGTCGATGACCTTGATGCCGGTCTCGAACATCTCGGTCTTGGACTCGAGCTCGGAGAAGTTCGGCGCCTTGCGGTGGATCGGCCAGCGCTCGGTGACCTCGGCGTTGAACGCCACCGGGTCGGTGTTCAGCACGTCGCCGAGGGCGTTGAAGACCTTGCCCTTGGTGATGTCGCCGACCGGCACGGAGATCGCCGCACCGGTGTCGGTGACCTGCGCGCCGCGGACCAGGCCGTCGGTCGGCTGCATCGAGATGGTCTTGACCAGGCCGTCACCCAGGTGCTGGGCGACCTCCAGGGTCAGGGTCTTCTTGCCCGAACCGTCGGGGTTCTCGGCCTCGACGTGCAGGGCGTTGAACATGTC of Kitasatospora viridis contains these proteins:
- a CDS encoding ATP-binding protein encodes the protein MAQPSGEFGQENLRVRSGEVVAGQYLVTVAGVDGSDVQPCPVYRRPAVPSRPVAVAAPPAAGPGPDQAVGPLALGAGPGDLPLLDREAEVAHLLGMLAEGRSIRLLGEPGSGRSALLAAVAGGAGELAPHGVVKLCGHRRSADDLLQDLFAAAYRTDGYRPDRAQLAELLAGLGAVVVIDEVVPDGAELEELLATAPECAFLITVAPGSGGALPVGSRLEDHVLGGLTRPACLTLVARLAGRPLDEAERAWVVDLWFESQGLPLRFVQAAALLRRRDAEVDALLAAEEERGSLFGRSEPAAEHADPAVREAELRQAVPLPTVAETAAPALRLTEGLGEEALVVLRLAVALGGEFPTAPHLPALIDVDHGESALRELTECGLAEPLGGHHRLTSGVLAALAAHWGTDPEVTEGAAEHFGWWVGHGSVSTAQIAAEAEVVLGALHAERAADRPVAVLGLARAAAPALALTLRWGAWREVLELGAAVAEETGSTRDEAWFRHELGVHWLCLGEAERARAALEAAGRLRSAAGDSRGSVASRRLLTMVQRAVPAPVVTEAETQVIRRPVIRALADRPWPSASVLRGWSRRNVLLAAGGLVALAAVGTAVGLMGGSSTGGSAPAGGTGGGGGVSGSLLTGATGSPAGSSAAPSGSGSASASPSATVSASASATGGASAPASASASRSRSAGASASATANSPGSPNQPVPPVTAPATSSAPQPTTKAPSPQPSDPSTVPVASSSSSAPVTTSPSTGTPSSSTGTPKT
- a CDS encoding STAS domain-containing protein, with the protein product MEHPAAQGQAVLSLDGALDVRSAADARAVLHQAVDRGTGDLVLDLAALRAWDATGLGVIMGTHRRAGRLGRRLVLRAVPAQLQRLLVATRLHRILAVEGAEADQSADFVRGHGHGTTLPGLAGLPGAAALPSLSGPA
- a CDS encoding 3-hydroxyacyl-CoA dehydrogenase family protein; translated protein: MSNVSTRDQRIAVIGAGLMGAGIAQVSAQAGHPVVLRDVTEQALQRGLDGIKASYEKFVSKGRMTADEATDALARITTTTDLGGAAEADIVIEAVFEKLEVKEGVFRELDKIAKDGAVLGSNTSAIPITRIAAVTERPESVVGVHFFSPVPLMRLVELVRGYKTSDAALATARAYAEGVGKEVVVVNRDVAGFITTRLITALVVEAAKLYESGVATAEDIDTACRLGFGHPMGPLQTADLTGVDILLHAARNIYAETQDEKFAAPEIMARMVTAGDLGRKTGQGFYGYQG
- a CDS encoding cob(I)yrinic acid a,c-diamide adenosyltransferase, with the translated sequence MVNLTRIYTRTGDDGTTALGDMSRTSKTDPRLIAYADANEANAALGVAIATGGLAEDLVGVLTRIQNDLFDVGADLATPVVPDPKYPPLRVEQGYVDWLEGRCDEYLGQLEKLRSFILPGGTPGAAHLHLACTVVRRAERSTWAAIEEHGDTVNPLTAKYLNRLSDLLFILARVANKENGDVLWVPGENR
- a CDS encoding DUF2550 domain-containing protein translates to MVLALVVCAAVVVLGVAGLLAFAVRRRLIQRVGGTFDCSFRLKMPADASTTPDLDENGQPTSAPVPATDGKGWVFGIGRYSGDHIEWFRVFSYAPRPRRVLPRREIEVLGRRYPEGQEELALLSGSVVLRCLLGGAPLELAMSEDALTGFLAWLEAAPPGQRVNVA
- a CDS encoding F0F1 ATP synthase subunit epsilon — translated: MAELHVELVAADRKVWSGAATLVVARTASGDTGIMPNHTPVLSVLESGPVTIRTTDGGTVVAAVHGGFISFADNKLSLLAEVAELADEIDVTRAERALEVAKADSDAHAERRAEVRLVAAGRRKAA
- the atpD gene encoding F0F1 ATP synthase subunit beta; the protein is MTTTVEPTTATGRVARVIGPVVDVEFPVDAIPDMFNALHVEAENPDGSGKKTLTLEVAQHLGDGLVKTISMQPTDGLVRGAQVTDTGAAISVPVGDITKGKVFNALGDVLNTDPVAFNAEVTERWPIHRKAPNFSELESKTEMFETGIKVIDLLTPYVRGGKIGLFGGAGVGKTVLIQEMIYRVAANFGGVSVFAGVGERTREGNDLIQEMIDSNVLDKTALVFGQMDEPPGTRLRVALSALTMAEYFRDVMSQDVLLFIDNIFRFTQAGSEVSTLLGRMPSAVGYQPNLADEMGLLQERITSTRGHSITSMQAIYVPADDLTDPAPATTFAHLDATTVLSRPISEKGIYPAVDPLDSTSRILDPRYIAQDHYDTAMRVKGILQKYKDLQDIIAILGIDELSEEDKITVQRARRIERFLSQNTYVAKQFTGVEGSTVPLSETIEAFNRIADGKYDSVPEQAFFMCGGIEDLEKNAAELAKK